In the genome of Bradyrhizobium sp. CIAT3101, one region contains:
- a CDS encoding alpha/beta hydrolase family protein: protein MTATAVLAASSAISPVAGQPRPQHTFVLVHGAWHGGWCWRDLASELRNQGHRVTTPTLTGLGERTHLLSSSVDLETHISDIVSHIDSEELNDVILVGHSYGGFPVRAAAALRADKIAHVVYLDAFVPLDGEMVASYVPADRLATWKDALANNPVSTLPPLTPDAFGITAPEQRAWVERHLTPHPLRTYLQPLATAAEGDNHTSQHYIACMSPKLDVFDSTRERISQDKNFSFTKLNAGHDVMVSEPALLARTLLSYLG from the coding sequence ATGACCGCCACCGCAGTGTTAGCAGCGAGTTCTGCGATCTCGCCTGTGGCGGGCCAACCACGCCCACAACACACATTCGTCCTGGTACACGGTGCCTGGCATGGCGGATGGTGCTGGCGGGATCTCGCCAGCGAATTGCGAAATCAGGGGCACCGGGTGACTACGCCGACCCTGACCGGTCTTGGCGAGCGAACGCACCTCCTCTCATCTTCGGTGGATCTCGAGACACACATCAGCGATATCGTCAGTCATATCGATTCAGAGGAGCTAAACGACGTCATTCTGGTTGGTCACAGTTACGGGGGATTTCCCGTTCGCGCCGCGGCCGCGCTACGAGCCGACAAGATCGCTCACGTCGTCTATCTCGATGCCTTTGTCCCGCTTGATGGAGAAATGGTCGCGAGCTACGTCCCCGCCGATCGCCTCGCCACGTGGAAGGATGCCTTGGCCAACAATCCGGTCAGTACGCTTCCGCCGCTAACACCAGATGCATTCGGCATTACAGCGCCCGAACAACGCGCGTGGGTTGAACGCCACCTAACACCCCATCCCTTGCGTACATATCTGCAACCGCTCGCGACCGCCGCTGAGGGCGACAATCACACATCGCAGCACTACATTGCCTGCATGTCGCCGAAACTCGACGTCTTTGACAGCACGCGCGAACGAATTTCTCAGGATAAGAACTTTAGTTTCACTAAGCTCAACGCCGGACACGATGTCATGGTCAGCGAACCAGCCCTGCTGGCGCGTACACTATTATCTTATCTTGGCTGA
- a CDS encoding shikimate dehydrogenase: MIPQYSGATRIILILGDPIAQVKAPAGLTQEFDKRQIDAVVMPLQVRPADITRVLAAVNAMANVDGIIATVPHKFALAEHCSDLTDRAAFLGVANVARRNAGGGWSGDMLDGEAFVDAIVSAGCIIGGESGLLVGAGGAGSAIGLSLLDRGLGRLAIFDIDTKRRTTLMNKLAAAHASKVIVGTDDPRGFSLVVNATPLGMSPGDPLPLDTSGLAPAMFVGDVITKPEITPLLRQASDIGCRTQTGVGMFESSVGLMTDFFTPSIGGAR, translated from the coding sequence TTGATCCCGCAATATAGCGGCGCGACCCGCATCATTCTGATCCTGGGCGATCCCATCGCGCAGGTGAAGGCACCTGCCGGCCTGACGCAAGAGTTTGACAAACGCCAGATCGATGCGGTCGTTATGCCGCTACAAGTGCGGCCCGCCGACATCACTCGCGTGCTGGCTGCCGTCAATGCCATGGCTAACGTCGACGGCATCATCGCGACAGTCCCGCATAAGTTTGCCCTGGCCGAGCATTGCTCCGACCTGACCGATCGCGCGGCCTTCCTCGGCGTCGCCAATGTAGCGCGCCGGAACGCTGGAGGCGGCTGGTCTGGCGACATGCTCGATGGCGAGGCGTTCGTCGACGCGATCGTCTCCGCCGGCTGTATCATTGGCGGCGAGTCCGGATTGCTTGTTGGCGCAGGGGGTGCCGGCAGTGCGATTGGACTATCACTGCTTGATCGTGGTCTCGGCCGGCTTGCTATCTTCGATATCGACACCAAACGCCGCACAACGTTGATGAACAAGCTCGCGGCCGCGCATGCCAGCAAAGTTATTGTCGGCACGGATGATCCACGAGGATTTTCCCTCGTCGTCAATGCCACGCCTCTTGGCATGTCTCCTGGCGACCCACTGCCCCTTGACACTTCAGGGCTCGCGCCAGCGATGTTCGTGGGAGACGTGATCACCAAGCCCGAGATCACTCCGCTGCTCCGACAGGCCAGCGATATCGGCTGCCGCACGCAAACCGGC
- a CDS encoding MFS transporter codes for MSIDAMPSDAVTGSASERRKVVVSSFVGTVLEWYDFYIYGTAATVVFGTLFFPNLDPTSATLAAFAAYGIGFFLKPVGGVILSRFGDTIGRKKVLVLSLVMMGLATGLIGLLPTYAEIGLLAPILLVLLRLIQSIGAGAEYGGAITMVAEFSGPRERGLLASLPALGVSLGILIGTAMFAALSAMPREQFLQWGWRVPFLIGFALALVGMFMRAQVQESPAFEKLKQRNLIHQAPLSDVIQRQWRRLLIAAAARSADAVGGQLFNVFAISYCTVTLKLPPSIGLTGVMLANLTGLAVIPLSGLLCDRFGRKPVYLVGLIFMTAFAFPFFWLVNTKEAWLIYVALMLQYGVGVKIILATSGAYLAELFDVRTRSTGVTLARTISDPLAGLTPLIATALLAATGAYWSVACFLMVFTVLAFIAVAVGPETHQVDIAEPDRLG; via the coding sequence ATGTCAATCGATGCAATGCCGTCCGATGCAGTTACTGGATCGGCCAGCGAGCGACGCAAAGTCGTCGTATCGAGTTTTGTCGGCACCGTGCTCGAATGGTACGATTTCTATATCTACGGAACTGCCGCGACGGTCGTATTCGGAACGCTATTCTTTCCCAATCTGGATCCGACCAGTGCAACCCTCGCTGCTTTCGCGGCCTACGGAATCGGCTTCTTCCTCAAGCCTGTCGGCGGTGTGATCCTGAGCCGCTTCGGCGATACGATCGGACGCAAGAAAGTACTCGTGCTGAGTCTGGTCATGATGGGACTCGCCACCGGCCTGATCGGTCTGTTGCCGACCTATGCCGAGATCGGGCTGTTGGCCCCGATCCTTCTCGTCCTGCTGCGCCTGATACAGAGCATTGGCGCGGGTGCCGAATACGGCGGCGCTATCACGATGGTTGCCGAATTCTCGGGGCCTCGGGAGAGAGGTCTCCTCGCAAGCCTTCCTGCGCTGGGCGTCTCGCTCGGTATCCTCATTGGGACAGCGATGTTCGCCGCGCTTTCGGCGATGCCGCGCGAGCAGTTCCTGCAATGGGGCTGGAGAGTTCCATTCCTGATCGGTTTTGCGCTGGCACTTGTCGGCATGTTCATGCGCGCGCAAGTTCAGGAGAGTCCTGCTTTTGAGAAGCTGAAGCAACGCAACCTGATCCACCAGGCGCCGCTTTCGGACGTGATTCAGCGGCAGTGGCGGAGGCTTCTGATTGCCGCAGCGGCGCGTTCGGCTGACGCGGTGGGAGGTCAGCTCTTCAATGTGTTTGCCATCTCCTACTGCACCGTTACGCTTAAATTGCCGCCGAGCATCGGTCTAACGGGGGTGATGCTCGCAAATCTGACCGGGCTCGCCGTGATTCCGCTCAGTGGACTTCTGTGCGACCGGTTCGGACGTAAGCCCGTTTACCTCGTCGGTCTTATCTTCATGACGGCCTTTGCCTTCCCGTTCTTTTGGTTGGTCAATACCAAGGAGGCCTGGCTGATCTATGTCGCGCTCATGCTGCAATACGGTGTCGGCGTGAAAATAATCCTGGCTACCTCTGGAGCGTATCTTGCCGAGCTATTCGATGTGCGAACGCGCAGCACCGGGGTCACATTGGCGCGCACGATCTCCGATCCGTTGGCCGGCCTGACCCCTCTAATCGCGACAGCGCTCCTTGCCGCCACGGGTGCCTATTGGTCGGTCGCGTGCTTTCTCATGGTCTTCACGGTACTGGCCTTCATAGCGGTGGCGGTCGGTCCCGAGACACATCAGGTCGATATTGCCGAGCCGGACCGGCTGGGGTGA
- a CDS encoding carbon-nitrogen hydrolase family protein encodes MGFRIATCEFPDRADAAKAAWQRLQDELSAQPADLLVLPELAGVDSFWASPTFDDIVWREAVTVHAGISDELRRLGAKRILGTRAVEVDGRRWNETFLWKPDIGLQRGRPKAWLPEQEGGWEATWFDRGPQSVHSKRDDELCYAELVCTEIMVSGAARRLGQAGVQLIAAPRATGGHSRWEVATRMAAIAAGAFVVTANRRGGDLAGGSWIVAPDGDILARTSEDSPIIFLDIDLSVADAAKQTYPRNVRD; translated from the coding sequence ATGGGCTTCCGAATTGCGACGTGCGAGTTTCCCGATCGAGCCGATGCGGCAAAGGCTGCCTGGCAGCGCCTTCAAGATGAGCTTTCCGCTCAGCCGGCGGATCTTCTCGTGCTTCCCGAACTCGCCGGCGTCGACAGCTTCTGGGCAAGCCCGACATTCGATGACATCGTCTGGCGAGAGGCCGTTACCGTTCACGCGGGCATCTCCGATGAATTGAGGCGCCTTGGTGCTAAGCGGATTCTGGGTACGCGCGCAGTCGAGGTCGACGGACGGCGCTGGAATGAGACCTTTCTCTGGAAGCCGGACATCGGGCTGCAACGCGGCCGGCCCAAAGCATGGCTCCCGGAGCAAGAAGGGGGATGGGAGGCAACCTGGTTCGATCGGGGTCCGCAGAGCGTCCATTCAAAACGAGATGATGAGCTGTGTTATGCCGAACTGGTGTGCACCGAAATTATGGTGAGCGGGGCAGCACGGCGACTTGGACAGGCCGGTGTGCAGTTGATTGCGGCGCCGCGGGCAACCGGCGGGCATTCCCGTTGGGAGGTCGCGACGAGGATGGCCGCTATTGCAGCTGGCGCATTCGTCGTCACAGCCAACCGCCGCGGGGGCGATCTCGCCGGTGGAAGCTGGATCGTCGCCCCCGATGGCGACATCTTAGCGCGCACCAGCGAGGATAGCCCGATCATCTTCCTTGATATCGATCTGTCGGTGGCCGATGCCGCCAAGCAGACCTATCCACGCAACGTGAGAGATTGA
- a CDS encoding TIM barrel protein, whose translation MKKQTGHFAPQSFCALFAHLCVYCLQLWRGLSISAQSFNLIHRLMRIVSLAHLTLPGASPLQLIDHAAQAGFDHIGMRIVAPTTDSRMALPLGDRSLRTSILRRLAETGIKVLDIEAWWLSAEFNATGIEPAFGFGAEMGARYAIVSGNDPVRNRFLDHLDVVCQIGARVGVQILLEFIPYSQVCTIWDAADCLASINRPNIGILVDALHLSRSGGSVADVVANLHRLRFLHLCDAPKLPPQTIEAMRHEARGNRLYPGEGELDLRELIAVTPADVPIAIEAPHAGFTDQSPVDKARRARVATLDLITDVERTRRSEEEKTR comes from the coding sequence ATGAAAAAACAGACCGGACATTTCGCTCCTCAATCTTTTTGTGCGCTATTCGCACATTTGTGCGTATATTGTTTACAGCTATGGCGCGGCCTGTCAATCTCCGCGCAGTCATTCAACTTGATCCATCGCCTCATGCGCATCGTTTCTCTCGCCCATCTGACTCTGCCGGGCGCATCCCCTCTCCAACTGATCGATCACGCGGCACAAGCCGGGTTCGATCACATCGGCATGCGGATTGTCGCGCCGACTACCGATAGCCGCATGGCACTGCCGCTCGGTGACCGGTCGCTTCGTACATCTATCTTGCGCCGCCTTGCGGAGACGGGGATCAAGGTCCTGGATATCGAAGCATGGTGGCTGTCGGCGGAGTTCAACGCGACCGGCATCGAGCCCGCATTCGGCTTCGGGGCAGAGATGGGTGCGCGCTACGCAATCGTCTCCGGAAACGACCCGGTCCGAAACCGCTTCCTCGATCATCTTGATGTCGTTTGTCAGATTGGAGCCCGTGTCGGAGTCCAAATCCTGTTGGAATTCATTCCCTATAGCCAGGTCTGCACGATCTGGGATGCTGCTGATTGTCTTGCCAGCATCAACCGACCAAACATTGGCATCCTTGTCGACGCCCTGCATCTGAGCCGTTCCGGTGGCTCGGTGGCGGATGTCGTCGCGAACCTGCATCGGCTCCGATTTCTTCACCTGTGCGACGCGCCAAAGCTCCCCCCGCAGACCATCGAGGCTATGCGCCACGAAGCGCGCGGCAATCGGCTCTATCCCGGTGAAGGAGAGCTTGATCTGCGCGAACTCATCGCGGTTACACCGGCCGACGTGCCGATCGCGATTGAAGCGCCGCATGCGGGTTTCACCGACCAATCGCCCGTCGACAAGGCGCGCAGAGCTCGCGTGGCAACTCTCGATCTCATCACTGATGTGGAGCGAACGCGACGGAGTGAAGAGGAGAAAACTCGTTGA
- a CDS encoding alpha/beta hydrolase, translating into MFDQFQRHDIETGEARIACFVGGDGPPLLLLHGYPQTHIAWHRIAPILAQNYTVVATDLRGYGESRGPQRGPSSDYSKRAMARDQVAVMDQLGFSRFGVIGHDRGARVGYRLVLDHPGRVNALVSLTVIPSSEVWSRVDKAFALGAYHWFLFAQPYDLPERLLSADPDHFLDVTLRKMAKDHDALSEAAVHAYRDAFRLPEVRHAMMQDYRAAATVDHDHDLADREAGRRLDCPVLVLWEEGRFEGKTTPLQIWRDWTERVEGHAIPGGHMQAEEQPAAVLEAVVPFLARHSRPPSA; encoded by the coding sequence ATGTTCGACCAGTTTCAGAGGCACGATATTGAAACCGGCGAGGCGCGGATCGCCTGCTTCGTTGGAGGTGACGGGCCGCCGCTGCTGTTGCTGCATGGCTATCCCCAGACCCATATTGCCTGGCATCGCATAGCCCCGATTCTTGCCCAGAATTACACGGTCGTCGCGACCGATCTTCGTGGGTATGGCGAAAGCCGTGGTCCGCAACGGGGACCGTCGTCGGACTATTCGAAGCGCGCCATGGCGCGCGACCAGGTTGCGGTCATGGACCAGCTTGGCTTCAGCCGCTTCGGTGTCATCGGGCACGATCGGGGGGCTCGGGTCGGCTATCGACTGGTACTCGATCATCCTGGACGCGTGAATGCGCTCGTATCGCTGACGGTCATCCCCTCCAGTGAGGTTTGGTCTCGCGTCGACAAGGCATTCGCGCTCGGCGCCTATCATTGGTTTCTGTTCGCCCAACCGTATGACTTGCCCGAACGACTTCTGTCCGCCGACCCCGATCACTTCCTCGATGTGACGCTGCGGAAGATGGCGAAGGACCATGATGCATTGTCCGAAGCTGCAGTCCACGCCTATCGCGACGCCTTCCGCCTTCCTGAGGTCCGTCACGCGATGATGCAGGACTATCGCGCGGCAGCGACCGTAGACCACGATCATGATCTCGCTGACCGCGAAGCCGGCCGCCGCCTCGATTGTCCGGTGCTCGTCCTCTGGGAAGAAGGACGCTTCGAAGGAAAGACGACTCCCCTCCAGATCTGGCGCGACTGGACCGAACGGGTCGAAGGCCACGCTATTCCGGGGGGCCACATGCAAGCCGAAGAACAGCCCGCCGCGGTGCTTGAGGCGGTGGTTCCCTTTTTGGCCCGCCACAGCCGCCCCCCATCTGCGTGA
- a CDS encoding FAD-dependent oxidoreductase translates to MPTELSTEILVIGGGLGGVSAALAAVRLGRKVVLLEELDWLGGQLTSQGVPLDEAPWAEYLINSQSFAALRAGIRKHYQDYYPLTPRARVDPLLNPGMGNVGTLCCEPAVAAKVLDALLAPFVSTGALMILRRHRLTGCATHADKIAAVNVTNLENGKQIVISAAVVIDATETGDVLAMADVEHVLGAESQSETNELHAITGPADALDQQALTWGFAVDYLPEEDHTIDKPKGYDTFRDLKLDFWPGAQFGWTVSNHVTHEPLERRLFAGDTDDEYVFDLWHARRILSRRNFLPGAFASDITIANWPQIDYWLKPAVGVSLREADAALDEARRFSLSFLYWMQTEAPRHDGGAGYRGLRLRGDVLGTRDGLAKQAYFREGRRIRAEFTILEQHIGVEARSGQQAAENFPDSVGVGAYRIDLHPSTTGRRDTVDIDTYPFEIPLGALLPVRVDNLLPACKNLGTTRITNGAYRVHPVEWSIGEASGALAAYSLQHRVPPRAIRQNPTRLYDFQSTLDRLGVLRRWPTFDALRPGSRRGYRPPAQ, encoded by the coding sequence ATGCCTACTGAGTTATCGACGGAAATCCTGGTCATCGGCGGCGGTCTCGGCGGAGTAAGCGCTGCACTCGCCGCGGTTCGACTGGGCCGGAAGGTTGTACTCCTCGAGGAACTCGATTGGCTCGGGGGCCAGCTCACCTCGCAAGGGGTGCCACTCGATGAAGCGCCCTGGGCCGAGTACCTGATCAACTCGCAAAGCTTTGCCGCACTACGCGCCGGCATTCGGAAACACTATCAAGACTATTATCCGCTGACCCCGCGTGCCCGCGTCGACCCTCTGCTCAATCCTGGCATGGGCAATGTCGGCACGCTCTGCTGCGAACCGGCCGTCGCAGCGAAGGTTCTCGATGCCCTGCTCGCGCCGTTCGTATCGACGGGAGCGCTCATGATACTACGCCGGCACCGGTTGACGGGATGCGCCACCCACGCCGATAAGATCGCCGCGGTGAACGTCACGAATCTCGAGAACGGCAAGCAGATCGTTATTTCCGCAGCCGTGGTCATCGATGCCACGGAAACCGGCGATGTGCTCGCAATGGCAGATGTCGAGCACGTGCTCGGCGCGGAGTCGCAGTCCGAGACCAATGAGCTGCACGCGATCACTGGCCCTGCTGATGCCCTCGACCAACAAGCGCTCACGTGGGGCTTTGCCGTCGACTACCTTCCTGAGGAAGATCATACGATCGACAAGCCAAAGGGCTACGACACATTCCGCGACTTGAAGCTGGATTTCTGGCCTGGCGCTCAATTCGGTTGGACGGTCAGCAACCACGTCACGCATGAGCCGCTAGAGCGTCGGCTTTTCGCCGGCGATACAGACGATGAGTATGTGTTTGATCTTTGGCACGCGCGCCGAATTCTCTCACGCCGCAATTTTCTGCCTGGAGCTTTCGCGAGCGACATCACGATCGCAAACTGGCCGCAGATCGATTACTGGCTGAAGCCTGCCGTTGGCGTCAGCCTTCGAGAGGCCGATGCCGCGCTCGACGAGGCACGGCGGTTCTCTCTGTCCTTCCTTTACTGGATGCAAACGGAGGCACCTCGTCACGACGGCGGCGCCGGCTATCGCGGCTTGCGGCTACGGGGCGATGTCCTCGGGACCAGGGACGGACTAGCGAAGCAGGCCTATTTCCGGGAAGGCCGGCGCATCCGCGCCGAATTCACAATCCTGGAACAGCATATCGGCGTCGAAGCGCGTTCAGGCCAGCAAGCTGCAGAGAACTTCCCTGACAGTGTAGGGGTGGGCGCCTATCGGATCGATCTGCACCCCAGCACGACAGGTCGGCGCGACACCGTCGACATCGACACGTATCCCTTCGAAATTCCGCTCGGCGCGCTGCTGCCCGTACGCGTCGACAATCTCCTTCCGGCCTGCAAGAATCTCGGCACCACACGCATCACCAACGGCGCATACCGTGTCCATCCCGTTGAATGGAGCATTGGCGAGGCAAGTGGCGCGCTCGCGGCCTACTCGCTCCAGCACAGGGTCCCGCCGCGCGCCATTCGCCAAAATCCTACGCGATTGTACGACTTCCAATCGACTTTGGACCGGCTGGGCGTGTTGCGCCGGTGGCCGACATTCGATGCTCTCCGGCCAGGAAGCCGCCGCGGGTACCGGCCACCGGCTCAATAG
- a CDS encoding IclR family transcriptional regulator C-terminal domain-containing protein, producing MIEAFGPDRRSMNIAEVAAATDLDRAVARRLLHTLVELGFAVVENKRFELTSSVLRLGYTYLASLGLDSALQPYLDRLSKTVGEAASVSVLSGTEVIFIARAEPPNAGIAYVLKTGLKLPAFSSSSGRILLTAKTDQELSALIQKTRIEARTPKTVTDRKQILKLIEEARRSGYAVNNEELELNLFGLSVPIRNPNGRMVASLNVNSQAHRVAAKRINQELLPALRSCAQSMSGILP from the coding sequence GTGATCGAGGCGTTCGGACCCGATCGCCGCAGCATGAACATCGCCGAAGTCGCTGCCGCAACGGACCTGGACCGCGCTGTCGCCCGGCGGTTGTTGCACACCCTCGTCGAACTCGGCTTTGCGGTCGTAGAGAACAAGCGCTTCGAATTGACCAGCAGCGTCTTGCGGCTCGGCTACACCTATCTTGCGTCGCTCGGCCTGGATAGCGCACTTCAACCCTATCTCGACCGGCTTTCGAAGACGGTGGGCGAGGCGGCCTCGGTGTCTGTCCTGAGTGGAACGGAGGTCATCTTCATTGCTCGCGCTGAGCCGCCGAATGCCGGCATCGCATATGTCCTCAAAACCGGTCTGAAACTGCCGGCGTTCTCGTCGTCCTCCGGCCGCATATTGTTGACGGCCAAAACCGATCAGGAGTTGAGCGCGCTCATTCAAAAGACCAGGATTGAAGCACGAACGCCGAAGACGGTTACTGACCGCAAGCAGATCCTCAAGCTGATCGAGGAGGCGCGTCGTTCCGGTTATGCCGTCAACAATGAAGAGCTTGAGCTCAATCTGTTCGGGCTCTCGGTCCCCATCAGAAATCCTAACGGCAGGATGGTGGCGTCGCTGAATGTCAATTCGCAGGCTCACCGCGTTGCTGCAAAGCGGATCAACCAGGAGCTGCTGCCGGCGCTCAGATCCTGCGCGCAGTCGATGTCGGGTATCCTGCCGTGA
- a CDS encoding LLM class flavin-dependent oxidoreductase, protein MVAKKQILLNAFNMNCVGHINHGAWTHPRDRSSDYNTLAYWTDQAKLLERGLFDGIFIADIIGVYDIYGRGIDVTARESVQLPVNDPILLVSAMAAVTSNLGFGITVNVHNEAPYTLARRFSTLDHLTRGRIGWNIVTGYLESAHRGKGDGHLPEHDRRYDYAEEYLDVLYKLWEGSWDDDAVRRDRAARVFADPAKIRPISHHGEFFDVEGYHLAEPSVQRTPVLYQAGTSPRGRSFAGRHAECVFISARDKATARSAVRAIRAEASRAGRRPEDIKVFVGIAVVPGRTTAEAEEKRDEYLRYASPEAGLAHFSASTGIDFARYGLDEAISYASGNSIQSATAAAAQRGLTKRDLLKELALGGRYAAITGDGSAIADELQDWIVETDIDGFNLSRIVVPESYEDFIDIVVPELQNRGLYKTAYADGALRHKLFGQGDRLPDRHAAGAVRPRARQGAAE, encoded by the coding sequence ATGGTTGCGAAGAAACAGATATTGCTCAACGCCTTCAACATGAATTGCGTCGGCCATATCAACCACGGAGCCTGGACGCATCCGCGAGACCGCTCGTCCGATTACAACACGCTGGCCTATTGGACGGATCAGGCGAAGTTGCTCGAACGCGGGCTTTTCGACGGGATCTTCATCGCCGACATCATCGGGGTCTATGATATCTACGGTCGCGGGATCGATGTGACGGCGCGCGAGTCCGTTCAGCTTCCGGTGAACGATCCGATCCTGCTTGTCTCCGCGATGGCAGCGGTGACGTCCAATCTGGGATTCGGCATTACCGTGAACGTGCACAACGAAGCGCCCTATACGCTGGCGCGGCGCTTCTCGACCCTCGATCATCTGACGCGAGGGCGCATCGGCTGGAACATCGTCACCGGCTATCTGGAGAGCGCGCATCGCGGCAAGGGGGACGGGCATCTTCCCGAGCACGACCGCCGCTATGACTATGCCGAAGAATACCTCGACGTGCTCTACAAGCTCTGGGAGGGAAGCTGGGACGACGATGCCGTCCGCCGCGATCGGGCTGCGCGCGTCTTCGCCGATCCTGCCAAGATCAGGCCCATTTCGCATCATGGCGAGTTTTTCGACGTCGAGGGCTATCACCTTGCGGAGCCTTCGGTGCAGCGTACGCCGGTGCTCTACCAGGCCGGCACCTCACCGCGGGGTCGCAGTTTCGCGGGCCGGCACGCTGAATGTGTCTTCATCTCTGCTCGTGACAAGGCGACGGCGCGCAGTGCGGTGCGCGCGATCAGGGCGGAAGCCAGCCGTGCCGGGCGCCGGCCGGAAGACATCAAGGTGTTCGTCGGGATTGCCGTGGTTCCGGGCCGGACTACGGCCGAGGCCGAGGAGAAGCGCGACGAATATCTGCGCTATGCCAGTCCGGAGGCGGGACTGGCGCATTTCTCTGCCTCGACCGGCATTGATTTCGCCCGCTACGGCCTCGATGAAGCCATTTCCTACGCGTCCGGCAACTCGATCCAGTCGGCGACCGCCGCCGCGGCGCAAAGGGGGCTGACAAAACGTGATCTATTGAAGGAGCTTGCCCTCGGCGGACGCTATGCCGCGATCACGGGCGATGGATCGGCGATCGCCGACGAGCTTCAGGACTGGATTGTGGAAACCGATATTGACGGCTTCAATCTCAGCCGCATCGTCGTGCCCGAGAGCTATGAGGACTTCATCGACATCGTGGTCCCCGAACTCCAGAACCGCGGTCTCTACAAGACCGCTTATGCGGACGGCGCGCTGCGCCACAAGCTGTTCGGTCAGGGAGATCGGCTGCCTGACCGGCACGCGGCCGGGGCCGTCCGGCCCCGCGCGCGTCAAGGGGCTGCCGAGTAA